The following proteins come from a genomic window of Natronosalvus vescus:
- a CDS encoding helix-turn-helix domain-containing protein, which yields MTRCGSNDVGTLSPDDAFAVLANETRFEIVRTLWELYEPNDPANVIKFSDLYDGDTAVSFSDLYNEVGYSDTGNFNYHLEQLTDHFVRRTDDGYELTQAGFEIAQAVVAGTVRERPRIDATEIDAGCPLCDSPVVVDYDNHHLVASCSRCPGLWQNADGDDGVLFTLPLPPAGLSERTVEQTLHATLAFNLTRIRSFIGGVCPDCSSAVEQSLDICEAHAPGNRGGCPQCHRRHQIEVAEVCHLCKSVARGPITIAILAHPSVTAFYYDRGIEHRFATWETFRRAQTVEEEILETDPLSIRITVPCKGDRLRLTLDETLDVVDIVRETPGAVS from the coding sequence ATGACACGTTGTGGGAGCAACGACGTGGGGACGCTGTCGCCGGACGACGCCTTCGCGGTTCTGGCCAACGAAACGCGCTTCGAAATCGTTCGGACGCTGTGGGAGCTGTACGAACCGAACGACCCGGCCAACGTGATCAAGTTCTCGGATCTGTACGACGGGGACACCGCGGTCTCGTTTTCGGATCTGTACAACGAGGTAGGGTACAGCGACACCGGAAATTTCAACTATCACCTCGAACAGCTTACCGACCACTTCGTCCGTCGGACGGACGATGGGTACGAACTCACCCAGGCTGGCTTCGAGATCGCCCAGGCGGTCGTCGCGGGAACCGTTCGCGAGCGCCCGCGCATCGACGCCACGGAGATCGATGCGGGCTGTCCACTATGTGATTCCCCTGTCGTGGTCGATTACGATAACCACCACCTGGTCGCGTCGTGTAGTCGCTGTCCGGGCCTCTGGCAAAACGCCGACGGCGACGACGGCGTCCTGTTCACGCTCCCGCTCCCGCCGGCGGGGCTGTCGGAGCGAACGGTGGAGCAAACGTTGCACGCGACACTCGCGTTCAATCTCACCCGAATCCGGTCGTTCATCGGCGGCGTCTGCCCGGATTGCTCGAGCGCGGTCGAGCAGTCACTCGACATCTGTGAGGCACACGCCCCTGGAAATCGGGGCGGCTGTCCGCAGTGTCACCGTCGCCACCAGATCGAGGTAGCGGAAGTCTGCCACCTGTGTAAATCGGTCGCCCGCGGGCCGATCACGATCGCGATCCTCGCCCACCCATCGGTGACGGCGTTTTACTACGACCGCGGCATCGAACACCGGTTCGCGACCTGGGAGACGTTTCGACGTGCACAGACCGTTGAAGAAGAGATTCTCGAAACTGACCCGCTGAGCATCCGCATTACCGTTCCTTGCAAGGGCGACAGGCTCCGTTTGACGCTCGACGAGACGCTCGACGTCGTCGATATCGTCCGAGAAACGCCAGGCGCTGTCTCGTAA
- a CDS encoding ester cyclase, with the protein MTTENGSEARSTPAHLLLREVWNRGDLALIDELVTEDHIHHDPLLPEPLEGREALKGWVETVREGTPDLTKTVHETYVDGDAVIVTYTTTGTHEGEIMGIAPTGRSLEVDGVYVHHLEDSRITETLDTWDAFGLFAQLGTFPEVV; encoded by the coding sequence ATGACTACCGAAAACGGATCCGAAGCACGTTCGACTCCTGCCCATTTGCTGCTCCGGGAGGTCTGGAACAGGGGGGATCTGGCACTGATAGACGAACTGGTCACGGAAGACCACATCCACCACGATCCCCTGCTTCCGGAACCACTCGAGGGCCGGGAGGCGCTGAAGGGGTGGGTCGAGACGGTTCGGGAAGGAACGCCCGACCTGACGAAGACCGTCCACGAGACGTACGTCGACGGCGACGCGGTGATCGTCACCTACACCACGACTGGAACGCACGAGGGTGAGATCATGGGGATCGCGCCGACCGGTCGCTCGCTCGAGGTCGATGGGGTTTACGTCCACCACCTCGAGGACAGCAGAATCACGGAGACTCTCGACACGTGGGACGCGTTCGGGCTCTTCGCACAGCTCGGGACGTTCCCGGAGGTGGTTTGA
- a CDS encoding right-handed parallel beta-helix repeat-containing protein, with amino-acid sequence MTLDGAGYTIDGYPVSEDEEDVSDTRGILVRNESHVGLGWSDSDGWLSDITIRNTNFEYWDQSVRVVGASDVTIEDIVSRYDEQYPHGNYADIHVRYGGEIEISSVEATEEQIGRAIYVDSVSTATIQGVMVERDRHGTNPMIDVQDSSDVTVSETVLDDTVAINSMSALSTSGIGVKNTDGVTITNNQLIGIGSTTDDDLDRHGIYFDGQVTDAHVEGNEIIGGEDLAGGSEVGITANSADGIVLTNNEIETWSGIELLGGDSATITGNDIREGSRDGIRLSDSTNSAVSDNDIHMESGTGIEIIDSSPEVVENIDIQVDGPGVSIYLLANDNDPDEFFHLSDLSISGGGIEIDRRNNLQISETTIEDGRLEYSGPFGDFDQNVSIVDVEIRDYPGFGATVELERATGVTIENVSSKGGMKQGLQIGQSSEVSVDGFTITDHGGEDDFAFVTLEDSDNVSIDKLNVSHNPATVEDGSSREKGLLYLGETFLGDGNEDIQISNLSVIDNNIEAPALKIEDSRNVSLFDVAMSSLDSDFAEIHDTSSDVQGTNVTLGLDAPTEVTFSFEGAGIDLGEADSPPANQDADSIEQYLRVEPDEWADEPYLDLSFHYTDDDVSSVEEDSLDVWHYASWASWTTTPDSTVEPDQNTVSVSLSEFPDDLDDTRPVFGAFAGASAELQVTSASINKSEIEVDEPVAVTAEVENTGDATGTHTAELEIDGNVEATETVSIDAGDTEEITFTHTFDDAGEFDVRVDDVDAGTVTVEEAELDFGGLRVTVTDATGDPIEGAGVWVVPLSEPTEGEPDGTTNETGVYEEDSPASTWDVVVDADGYETERIENVEVVAEEWTTVDVELHQVEAPQPVVTVIDATLSEADVDEGEAVTITATLENTGDATGTHTAELEIDGTVEDDETVEVEAGETEEIAFTHTFDDAGEFDVRVDSVEAGTVTVSEADESTSSPSPSPSPSPTPDPDPEPAVTVEPITNGTAVSVTDAIANETVSIPIADELEGSDSHLAWLNVTTTVDGDYEATIRTSDELPDDVTELPADPALLEPLQITTSLESEEIENATLEFVVPADELDARGLEPEDVTLYHYDDGEWIEHDTESVFPGDTWNVEEIGDSEVRFPGGMWDVADVGDTEVLYPGGMWDVEEVDGDVVLYPGGMWDREEMEGREELFPGGMWEVVEIGDTEVLYPGGMWDADEADDVEELFPGGTWEVAEIGDTEVLYPGDMWSVEEVEAGMVLFPGGTWNVEDSDVEDVDDLDELFPGGMWEVADVGDTEVLYPGGMWNLEKVDDRAVVFPGGMWTVEEVGNAGILYPGGMWDVAEVYDRAVLFPGGTWEITYRAETPHFSAFALAGDRPHLEVVDSSVSPSELSVGEEATIEATVRNDGRAAGEIDLDLAVDGTVEETKTVTLEPGDERVVAFGQAFDEPGEFEVTVADLEAGSVTVEADVDEEATDETDRDEAVADDDTSDEGTTDEETTDETDTDEGSADETVADGTPGFGVLAAVGAVLAVLGALSIRSRS; translated from the coding sequence GTGACGCTGGACGGGGCGGGATACACAATCGACGGGTATCCCGTCTCTGAAGACGAAGAGGACGTCTCGGATACGCGGGGTATCCTCGTCAGAAATGAGTCACACGTGGGTCTTGGCTGGTCCGACTCAGACGGCTGGTTGTCGGATATCACGATTCGGAACACCAACTTCGAGTACTGGGATCAATCAGTTCGGGTCGTCGGAGCGTCGGACGTGACCATCGAGGACATCGTTTCCAGGTATGACGAGCAGTACCCACACGGGAATTACGCCGATATCCACGTCCGATACGGTGGGGAGATAGAGATTTCCTCGGTGGAGGCCACAGAGGAGCAGATTGGCCGAGCCATCTATGTAGATTCTGTATCGACAGCGACCATCCAGGGGGTTATGGTCGAGAGAGACCGTCACGGGACAAATCCGATGATCGACGTTCAGGATTCGTCGGACGTGACTGTGAGTGAAACTGTGCTCGACGATACTGTGGCTATCAACAGCATGTCTGCCCTGTCGACCTCCGGCATCGGTGTCAAGAACACAGACGGTGTCACGATAACCAACAACCAACTCATCGGAATTGGATCCACCACCGATGACGACCTGGATCGTCACGGGATTTACTTCGACGGCCAGGTCACGGATGCACACGTAGAAGGTAACGAGATAATCGGTGGCGAGGATCTGGCGGGTGGTTCCGAGGTGGGAATCACAGCCAACTCGGCTGACGGAATCGTGCTCACTAACAATGAGATCGAGACCTGGTCAGGAATCGAATTGCTCGGTGGCGATAGCGCGACCATCACCGGGAACGATATTCGTGAGGGGAGTCGTGACGGAATCCGACTGAGCGATTCGACGAATTCGGCCGTCTCCGACAACGACATCCATATGGAAAGTGGAACCGGAATAGAAATCATTGATTCCTCACCAGAAGTCGTCGAGAATATCGACATTCAGGTTGACGGCCCTGGAGTCAGCATCTACCTGTTAGCCAACGATAACGACCCGGATGAGTTCTTCCATCTCTCAGATCTCTCGATATCAGGAGGCGGGATTGAGATCGACCGGCGGAATAATCTGCAGATTTCGGAGACGACCATCGAAGACGGTCGACTCGAATATTCGGGCCCCTTCGGCGACTTCGACCAGAACGTGAGCATCGTCGATGTCGAAATTAGAGATTATCCTGGATTCGGTGCCACGGTTGAGTTAGAACGAGCAACCGGTGTTACGATCGAGAATGTGTCGTCGAAAGGTGGGATGAAACAGGGACTCCAGATAGGTCAGAGTAGCGAGGTTTCGGTCGATGGTTTCACGATAACCGACCATGGCGGCGAGGATGATTTCGCGTTTGTCACGTTGGAAGACTCCGACAACGTCTCAATTGATAAGTTAAATGTGTCACACAATCCTGCGACCGTAGAGGACGGCTCGTCCAGGGAAAAGGGATTGCTCTACCTCGGAGAAACGTTCCTAGGGGATGGTAACGAGGATATCCAGATTTCCAACCTCAGTGTGATTGACAACAACATCGAGGCACCGGCCCTGAAAATCGAAGACAGTCGGAACGTGTCGTTATTCGACGTAGCGATGTCTTCGCTGGATTCTGATTTCGCGGAAATCCACGATACGTCATCGGACGTTCAGGGAACCAACGTCACGCTCGGCCTCGACGCCCCGACCGAGGTGACCTTCTCGTTCGAAGGTGCCGGCATCGACCTCGGAGAGGCGGACAGCCCTCCGGCAAATCAGGATGCAGATTCCATCGAACAGTACCTCCGCGTCGAACCGGACGAATGGGCAGATGAACCGTATCTCGACCTTTCGTTCCACTATACGGATGACGACGTCAGTTCGGTCGAGGAAGATTCGTTGGACGTCTGGCACTACGCCTCTTGGGCGTCGTGGACCACGACGCCAGATTCGACGGTGGAACCCGATCAGAATACCGTCAGCGTCTCGTTGAGCGAATTCCCCGATGATCTCGATGACACAAGGCCAGTGTTTGGAGCCTTCGCGGGGGCCTCGGCGGAGCTCCAGGTTACGTCCGCTTCGATTAACAAATCGGAAATCGAAGTAGACGAACCCGTGGCGGTGACCGCCGAGGTTGAGAATACCGGCGACGCGACGGGTACGCACACCGCGGAACTCGAGATCGACGGCAACGTCGAGGCCACCGAGACGGTCTCGATAGACGCCGGCGACACGGAGGAGATCACGTTCACGCACACCTTCGACGACGCCGGCGAGTTCGACGTGCGCGTCGACGACGTCGACGCGGGTACGGTGACGGTAGAGGAAGCCGAACTCGACTTCGGCGGACTTCGAGTGACCGTTACCGACGCGACGGGTGACCCGATCGAAGGGGCCGGCGTCTGGGTCGTCCCACTGAGCGAGCCAACAGAGGGCGAGCCCGACGGGACGACGAACGAAACCGGCGTCTACGAAGAGGACAGCCCGGCCAGCACGTGGGACGTCGTGGTCGACGCCGACGGCTACGAGACCGAGCGTATCGAGAACGTCGAGGTCGTCGCCGAGGAGTGGACGACCGTCGACGTCGAACTGCACCAGGTTGAAGCACCGCAGCCGGTGGTGACGGTGATCGACGCCACACTGAGCGAGGCAGACGTCGACGAGGGCGAGGCGGTGACGATAACCGCCACCCTCGAGAACACGGGCGACGCGACCGGAACGCACACCGCCGAACTCGAGATCGACGGCACCGTCGAGGACGACGAGACTGTCGAGGTCGAAGCCGGTGAGACCGAGGAGATTGCATTCACGCACACGTTCGACGACGCCGGCGAGTTCGACGTGCGCGTCGACAGCGTCGAGGCAGGCACGGTGACGGTGAGCGAGGCGGACGAGTCGACCTCGTCGCCATCACCGTCACCCTCGCCGTCGCCCACCCCCGACCCCGACCCAGAGCCGGCCGTGACGGTCGAACCGATTACCAACGGAACAGCGGTGTCGGTCACGGACGCAATCGCGAACGAAACGGTGTCGATCCCGATCGCCGACGAACTCGAAGGCAGCGACTCCCACCTCGCCTGGCTGAACGTGACGACTACCGTTGACGGCGACTACGAGGCAACGATCAGGACAAGCGACGAACTCCCCGATGACGTCACTGAGCTCCCGGCCGATCCGGCGCTGTTGGAACCCCTCCAGATCACTACCTCGCTCGAGAGCGAGGAGATCGAGAACGCTACACTTGAGTTCGTCGTGCCAGCCGACGAATTGGACGCTCGTGGGCTCGAGCCTGAAGACGTGACGCTATACCACTACGACGACGGTGAGTGGATCGAACACGACACGGAAAGTGTGTTCCCTGGTGATACCTGGAACGTCGAGGAGATAGGCGACAGTGAGGTACGGTTCCCGGGCGGGATGTGGGACGTCGCGGACGTCGGTGACACCGAAGTACTGTACCCGGGTGGAATGTGGGACGTCGAGGAGGTCGACGGCGACGTGGTGTTGTACCCCGGCGGCATGTGGGATCGCGAAGAGATGGAGGGCCGAGAAGAACTGTTCCCCGGTGGCATGTGGGAGGTCGTAGAAATCGGTGACACCGAGGTGCTGTACCCCGGGGGCATGTGGGACGCTGACGAGGCTGATGACGTGGAGGAACTGTTCCCCGGTGGCACGTGGGAAGTCGCAGAAATAGGGGATACCGAGGTTCTGTACCCGGGCGACATGTGGAGTGTTGAGGAGGTTGAAGCCGGCATGGTGCTGTTCCCCGGTGGCACGTGGAACGTCGAAGATAGCGACGTCGAAGATGTAGACGACCTGGATGAGCTGTTCCCGGGCGGAATGTGGGAGGTTGCGGACGTCGGTGACACTGAGGTACTGTACCCCGGTGGGATGTGGAACCTCGAGAAGGTCGATGATCGTGCAGTGGTGTTCCCTGGCGGGATGTGGACTGTCGAAGAGGTAGGCAATGCTGGAATATTGTACCCGGGCGGAATGTGGGACGTCGCGGAGGTCTATGACCGTGCTGTACTCTTCCCCGGCGGTACGTGGGAGATTACCTACCGCGCCGAGACGCCCCACTTCTCCGCGTTTGCTCTCGCCGGCGATCGACCCCACCTCGAGGTCGTCGACAGTTCGGTGTCGCCGTCGGAGTTGTCGGTCGGCGAGGAGGCGACGATCGAGGCGACGGTGCGAAACGACGGCCGTGCAGCTGGCGAGATCGACCTCGATCTGGCGGTCGACGGCACGGTCGAGGAGACGAAAACCGTCACGCTCGAACCGGGCGACGAGCGGGTCGTGGCGTTCGGCCAGGCCTTCGACGAGCCCGGCGAGTTCGAGGTGACTGTTGCCGATCTCGAGGCAGGATCCGTGACAGTGGAAGCCGATGTCGACGAGGAGGCGACCGACGAAACCGACAGGGACGAAGCGGTGGCCGACGACGATACGTCAGACGAGGGGACGACCGACGAGGAGACGACCGACGAAACCGATACGGACGAGGGCTCGGCCGACGAAACGGTGGCCGACGGAACCCCCGGGTTCGGCGTCCTCGCCGCCGTTGGCGCGGTTCTCGCCGTCCTCGGCGCGCTATCGATCCGCAGCCGCTCGTAA
- a CDS encoding M20 family metallopeptidase, whose protein sequence is MSVADLTRELVSIPSHTDETAAGDALEEWLRRETDATVIRDEVGNVLARRSPGTSGGSSGGRDSSSSEPSSDHESSSSESSRVEPGPGSLALVGHHDVVPPAPEQVDDDGAYVVDERDGRLYGRGTADMKGAVAAAALAFRDADLSGSSRRADSGDGEDPTDGGELWFASFVGEEVGGTGARHAIERGFVPDYALVGEGSTNYSGPGVTDVVVAHRGRRGSTISVSGTSSHASEPEVGENAIYRAADAVDVLRDLEFPEVTVAGESLRGTLAVTEIEGGSAINVIPDSCTLTVDERTVPGERAAIESVEELPGIEWLVDQDLPPMECSDDAFAAAVLEATRDVQSGSPEFVTKPHATDAGWLAEAGTACVICGPSEPGEAHTKDESVSIAVLERCTETYRRVAERWLQ, encoded by the coding sequence ATGAGTGTCGCCGACCTGACCCGCGAACTCGTCTCGATCCCCAGCCATACCGACGAAACCGCCGCCGGAGACGCCCTCGAGGAGTGGCTTCGCCGGGAGACCGACGCAACGGTGATCCGTGACGAGGTGGGGAACGTGCTGGCCCGTCGGTCGCCCGGGACGAGTGGCGGGTCGTCCGGAGGCCGCGACTCCTCGAGCAGTGAGCCGTCCTCCGACCACGAATCTTCGAGTAGCGAGTCGAGTCGAGTCGAGCCAGGCCCAGGCTCGCTCGCGCTCGTGGGCCACCACGACGTCGTGCCCCCGGCTCCCGAACAGGTGGACGACGACGGTGCGTACGTCGTCGACGAACGCGACGGCCGTCTCTACGGTCGCGGCACTGCCGACATGAAAGGCGCCGTCGCCGCGGCAGCACTCGCGTTCCGGGACGCCGATCTGTCCGGCTCGAGCAGGAGAGCCGATTCCGGTGACGGCGAGGATCCTACGGACGGTGGCGAGCTCTGGTTTGCGAGCTTCGTCGGCGAAGAGGTCGGCGGTACCGGTGCCCGTCACGCCATCGAACGCGGGTTCGTCCCCGACTACGCCCTCGTCGGCGAGGGCTCGACGAACTACTCCGGCCCCGGGGTGACCGACGTCGTGGTCGCCCACCGCGGCCGCCGTGGCAGTACGATTTCCGTCTCCGGAACGTCGTCTCACGCCAGCGAGCCCGAGGTCGGCGAGAACGCCATCTACCGCGCAGCCGACGCGGTCGACGTCCTCAGGGATCTCGAGTTCCCGGAAGTCACGGTCGCCGGCGAATCCCTCCGTGGAACCCTCGCCGTCACCGAGATCGAGGGTGGTTCGGCGATCAACGTAATCCCCGACAGCTGTACGCTCACCGTCGACGAACGCACAGTACCGGGCGAGCGAGCAGCCATCGAAAGCGTCGAGGAGCTCCCCGGCATCGAGTGGCTCGTCGACCAGGATCTCCCGCCGATGGAGTGTTCGGACGATGCCTTCGCCGCAGCCGTGCTCGAGGCCACTCGAGACGTCCAGTCGGGGTCGCCGGAATTCGTCACGAAGCCCCACGCGACCGACGCGGGGTGGCTCGCCGAGGCCGGCACCGCGTGCGTCATCTGTGGCCCCTCCGAACCCGGCGAGGCCCATACGAAAGACGAGAGCGTCTCGATCGCGGTGCTCGAGCGCTGTACCGAAACCTACCGGCGGGTGGCCGAACGCTGGCTCCAGTAG
- a CDS encoding O-antigen ligase family protein: MSTVDRQPAPPFGVDWSTDRLANGLTGLLFAFHLGLVVVAHATDSVLAWHLAASTVVLGADLGCRLAVDSARDATRRRLGLLVILLSAVAALGVVYRSTTPGFGFGSNRPLWLVVAFLVIVSFLLLVTDARRYTRGQWTAVGCFAILAAVYFAHTLSYAPSSAQSRWPVWSLVVMAGSLVVIPRLIPERVFLWVLSRLAAVVVLLGLATYVVGDYTLWMLEVRQWSGSPSVPGIETDATILRSIFGNPNSLGVLAFTGFVAAAVECHRSVVARRPLGATVTAALAVICGLGLFLSNARASMLAAAVAIVIYAGNVVGGRRAVPVVVVATVLTIVGFLLGMYVGVIGISDSNRFDLWAGSLAAIRDGPLLFGYGSPPGFIIEPYLGSGLSASPHNSYLSVFVRVGLVGGLAYLCLVVGAVVAGTLRYREVDVAMLALAVGWAVHQLFESYTLFWWSPGAVLGTLAIGYLLFGD; encoded by the coding sequence GTGAGTACTGTCGACCGACAACCAGCGCCGCCGTTCGGCGTCGATTGGAGCACCGACCGGCTCGCGAACGGCCTGACCGGCCTCCTCTTCGCGTTCCACCTCGGGCTGGTCGTCGTCGCACACGCAACCGACTCGGTGCTCGCATGGCACCTCGCCGCCTCCACGGTCGTCCTCGGGGCAGATCTCGGCTGTCGTCTCGCCGTAGACTCGGCTCGAGACGCTACCCGCCGCCGACTGGGTCTTCTCGTGATTCTCCTCTCGGCGGTCGCCGCCCTCGGTGTCGTCTACCGGAGTACCACACCGGGGTTCGGTTTCGGATCGAACAGACCGCTCTGGCTCGTCGTCGCTTTCCTCGTCATCGTCTCGTTCTTGCTCCTGGTCACGGACGCCAGACGGTACACGCGGGGTCAGTGGACGGCGGTCGGGTGCTTCGCGATCCTCGCCGCCGTTTACTTCGCACATACGCTCTCGTACGCCCCCTCGAGTGCACAGTCGCGGTGGCCGGTGTGGTCTCTGGTCGTGATGGCTGGGAGCCTCGTCGTGATCCCGCGGCTCATTCCCGAACGGGTGTTCCTCTGGGTGCTCTCCAGACTGGCCGCCGTCGTCGTCCTGCTCGGACTGGCCACGTACGTCGTCGGCGACTACACGCTGTGGATGCTCGAGGTTCGCCAGTGGTCCGGTTCGCCATCGGTTCCGGGAATCGAGACCGACGCCACGATTCTTCGATCGATCTTCGGGAACCCGAACTCCCTCGGCGTGCTCGCGTTCACCGGATTCGTCGCTGCGGCCGTCGAGTGTCACCGCTCGGTTGTCGCCCGGCGTCCCCTCGGTGCGACCGTCACCGCTGCCCTCGCCGTAATCTGTGGACTCGGGCTCTTCCTCTCGAACGCCCGGGCGTCGATGCTCGCCGCGGCGGTCGCCATCGTGATCTACGCCGGGAACGTCGTCGGTGGCCGACGCGCCGTCCCCGTGGTGGTCGTCGCGACCGTTCTCACGATCGTCGGATTCCTCCTCGGGATGTACGTCGGCGTCATCGGTATCTCCGACTCGAACCGGTTCGACCTCTGGGCCGGGAGCCTGGCAGCGATCCGGGACGGCCCGCTCCTGTTCGGGTACGGTAGTCCTCCGGGATTCATCATCGAACCCTACCTGGGCAGTGGGTTGTCCGCATCACCACACAACTCCTACCTCTCGGTGTTCGTCCGGGTTGGGCTGGTCGGCGGCCTCGCCTACCTCTGCCTCGTCGTCGGTGCCGTCGTCGCCGGCACGCTCCGGTACCGCGAGGTCGACGTCGCGATGCTAGCGCTCGCCGTCGGCTGGGCCGTCCACCAGCTGTTCGAATCCTACACCCTGTTCTGGTGGTCTCCCGGCGCGGTACTCGGCACCCTCGCGATCGGGTATCTCCTGTTCGGCGACTGA
- a CDS encoding PINc/VapC family ATPase: MNVVPDTSVVIDGRVSAAIADGQFEGATVSVPEAVVAELEAQANDGLDSGWDGLGELKRLAEYADEGTITLEYVGERPSAIERGHASEGEIDAVIRDIAEELEATFVTSDIVQAEVAQAKGLETDYLSPEVRRVGTLAIEEFFDDQTMSVHLKTDVIPMAKRGEIGEMHYQEIGDEPLDEGTMDEYAREVVDGAREATGGFIELSEPGMKIVQFRDYRIAIARPPFADGIEITAVRPIVQTDIEDYEHADELKDRLLERQRGVLISGSPGAGKSTFAQSVARYLSQNDYAVKTMEKPRDLQVGPEITQYTELGGQMAKTADALLMVRPDYTIYDEVRKTDDFEVFADMRLAGVGMIGVVHATRPIDALQRLVGRVELGMIPQVVDTVVYIDAGEVSTVYDVKTEVKVPAGLTEEDLARPVILITDFQTGKPAYEIYTFNRQVVTVPLEEDGNGRETGVDRIAKGEIEREIRSIARGYVDVQLKSQNRAVVYVEEDDISTVIGKGGGRITDVENRLGIDIDVRTHDENPHYGTGQGQTGGGDGHGDRADSGVSGGQQPGQLVTPEITSRHIIVPVDGNQGETVEVQAGGEYLFTATVSRGGEIQVSRGSAIADDLEAAIDRKRPITVVPS, encoded by the coding sequence ATGAACGTCGTACCGGACACGAGTGTGGTCATCGACGGCCGCGTCTCCGCGGCGATCGCCGATGGCCAGTTCGAGGGAGCGACCGTGTCGGTGCCAGAAGCCGTCGTCGCCGAACTTGAGGCCCAGGCAAACGACGGCCTCGACAGCGGCTGGGACGGTCTTGGCGAACTGAAACGCCTAGCCGAGTACGCCGACGAAGGGACGATCACCCTCGAGTACGTCGGGGAGCGCCCCTCCGCGATCGAACGCGGTCACGCCTCCGAAGGGGAGATCGACGCAGTCATCCGCGACATCGCCGAGGAGCTCGAGGCCACGTTCGTCACCAGCGATATCGTCCAGGCAGAGGTGGCCCAGGCGAAGGGGCTCGAGACGGACTACCTCTCACCGGAAGTCCGTCGCGTCGGCACGCTCGCCATCGAGGAGTTCTTCGACGACCAGACGATGAGCGTACACCTCAAGACGGACGTGATCCCGATGGCCAAACGCGGCGAAATCGGCGAGATGCACTACCAGGAGATTGGCGACGAGCCACTCGACGAAGGCACGATGGACGAGTACGCCCGAGAGGTCGTCGACGGCGCTCGCGAGGCGACCGGGGGCTTCATCGAGCTCTCGGAGCCGGGCATGAAGATCGTTCAGTTCCGGGATTACCGGATCGCCATCGCTCGCCCCCCGTTCGCGGACGGCATCGAGATCACCGCCGTCAGACCGATCGTCCAGACCGACATCGAGGACTACGAACACGCCGACGAGCTCAAGGATCGGTTGCTCGAGCGCCAGCGCGGCGTCCTCATCTCCGGCTCGCCAGGGGCCGGGAAGTCGACGTTCGCCCAGTCGGTCGCCAGGTACCTCTCCCAGAACGACTACGCGGTGAAGACGATGGAGAAACCGCGTGACCTTCAGGTCGGCCCCGAGATCACCCAGTACACCGAACTCGGCGGGCAGATGGCCAAAACCGCCGACGCCCTGTTGATGGTGCGTCCGGACTACACCATCTACGACGAGGTCAGAAAGACCGACGACTTCGAGGTGTTCGCCGACATGCGCCTGGCCGGGGTCGGCATGATCGGCGTCGTCCACGCCACCCGTCCGATCGACGCCCTCCAGCGACTGGTCGGCCGCGTGGAGCTGGGGATGATCCCCCAGGTCGTCGACACCGTCGTCTACATCGATGCCGGGGAGGTGTCGACGGTGTACGACGTGAAGACGGAGGTCAAGGTGCCTGCGGGCCTCACCGAGGAGGATCTGGCCCGGCCGGTCATCCTCATCACTGACTTCCAGACGGGGAAACCCGCCTACGAAATTTACACGTTCAACCGCCAGGTCGTCACGGTTCCGCTCGAGGAGGACGGCAACGGCAGAGAGACCGGCGTCGACCGGATCGCGAAAGGCGAGATCGAACGCGAGATTCGCTCGATCGCTCGCGGCTACGTCGACGTCCAACTCAAGAGTCAGAATCGGGCCGTCGTCTACGTCGAGGAGGACGACATTTCCACCGTCATCGGCAAGGGTGGCGGACGGATCACCGACGTCGAGAATCGGCTGGGGATCGACATCGACGTCCGCACCCACGACGAGAATCCCCACTACGGCACCGGACAGGGACAGACCGGCGGTGGAGACGGCCACGGTGACCGCGCCGACTCCGGTGTAAGCGGCGGCCAGCAACCCGGCCAACTCGTCACCCCGGAGATCACCTCGAGGCACATCATCGTTCCCGTCGACGGCAACCAGGGCGAGACCGTCGAGGTGCAAGCCGGCGGCGAGTACCTGTTTACCGCGACGGTGAGTCGCGGCGGCGAGATTCAGGTGTCTCGCGGGAGCGCGATCGCGGACGACCTGGAGGCGGCGATCGATCGGAAACGGCCGATCACGGTCGTGCCGTCGTAG